The Halobellus sp. MBLA0158 genome has a window encoding:
- a CDS encoding 2Fe-2S iron-sulfur cluster-binding protein, translating to MTEYTVEFVGTGETLEISDKQTILKACIEAGIAQEYSCRVGMCLACSAEIIEGEVAQPAARGLTDEEREGYALTCMARPQSDLKLERGIYPPSIEADAAEIGGESGAAAGDD from the coding sequence ATGACCGAGTACACCGTCGAGTTCGTCGGCACCGGCGAGACGCTGGAGATCTCCGACAAGCAGACGATCCTGAAGGCCTGCATCGAAGCGGGCATCGCCCAGGAGTACTCCTGCCGCGTCGGGATGTGTCTCGCCTGTTCGGCGGAGATCATCGAGGGCGAGGTCGCCCAGCCCGCGGCGCGCGGACTCACAGACGAGGAGCGCGAAGGCTACGCGCTGACGTGTATGGCCCGCCCCCAGAGCGACCTGAAGCTCGAACGCGGCATCTACCCGCCGAGCATCGAAGCGGACGCGGCCGAGATCGGCGGCGAGTCCGGGGCGGCCGCCGGCGACGACTGA